The sequence TAGTTGTGTCGCTGCTTTTTCCTAGTTTTGGAGCTTTTTCTTTAGGAATAGTATTACTAGCTCCTCTAAGTGGTCTTTTTTATTGGAAAAAAGCCGGAAGAATCGAGAAAGTGGCTCTGAAGCTGGAAAAGAACCCAGACCAGCACAACTCCTCAAGTAAAATTACAGTAATAGCCCATCGTGACGAACTCATGGAGTTAGAGAGGGCATTACAGTTAAAAATTAGCGAATAAGTAGGAAATTTTTTAACTAAAGAAGTTTGAAGTGTGGAGGATGAAAAGAAATCGCTACACACCTCACCCCTGATGGGCGAAAAAACGAAAATCTTTTGTGTTTACACCCCACTCGTAAAAGAATGGGGTGATTTTGCGCCTCACACTTCATCCTTCATTTGGTAATCTCACAGCAGACAATGTAGGCTTCTGAGCAAACTTTCCGGGATTAGCTTTGGGGAGTGGGAAAGATAATTCATGCGATGCTACTTTTCTCCTAGACAAAAGTCGTCAGGAAAAAATTATATCTTTGTGAGCAAGCGTCCCTAACTATCAGCGGGATAAGCGTGCAACTTCACTTTTGCTTTTGGACACTTCTCGCTCTATCCTCTCTCCCCTCTGCATGATCAAACTCTAAATCAATCCACGCCAGCAAGCATGTTTTGATGTGAGTCGATTTTTCCATTACCTGGACTAGGTTCACTGGCAAATCAGCTAAAAACTAAAAAAAATCTAAATTTTTTGCATAAACTGATTACTTTTGCCAGTTAATTATTGTCAGAGGCTACATCACTGCGTCAGATCACCTTCTATGATTCACCGACCAGCCAAAACTAAAGCTTCCTGACCCGCAGGCGCTTCTAAGGTTCTAAGACTGGGAAACAAGAAATGGTTTTCTTCTACGTATTGAGCACCAAACAGTCCTTTTTCTGCCCAGAAATAACGATCTGTGGTGTGTTCGTTACGCTTTACGAGTAGCAATGCGGGTGGGGCGATGCCTTCGGCTTGAATGAATTTTCTAGCTGCGGTTACAGGTTTTTCTTCGCCACTCTCGATGCTATATTGAGGAACATGCTCCAGAATGCGCCGTCCTTCCTGGCGACGACGACTTTTGCGCTTCCGTCTCCTTGCCAACCTATTTTCCTCCTCTTTCAAGCTGTAGATTGTAGTTATAGCTACAAAATCCGTCGTAATTATATAAGTTCTGGTTCAAAAAATCAAGGGTTTTTAATCCTTTATTCCCAGAAAAATAATATTTTTAAAACGCAGAAAAAACTCAAGTGGTTAGGGATATAATTCCCAGGTGCAGACCATTGCTCTTAAGATTTAGGTAAGCTAGATTGCAAGAGCCAGGGAAAATTATGTCCCTTCTTTATCTTCCCTCAAATTATGTAATATTGAGCAATATCTGAAAAATGTTAATATCTGCCAGTTCTGATTTTATTGCTCTATGCCGAGAGCAAATAGCGTTGCTCACCCAAGGTCTAGGAGCATCGTTAAGTGTTGTGTACTTAACACAAGAATTGGCAGAGGCGCCAACAGGAGACACGAAACTAATTCCTGTGGTGGTCTATCCGGAAACAGCGGTGTTGAAGCCAAAAGAGGGGTCTGGGGAGGGGATAGCACCAGGAAAAATTGA is a genomic window of Fortiea contorta PCC 7126 containing:
- a CDS encoding DUF3155 domain-containing protein produces the protein MARRRKRKSRRRQEGRRILEHVPQYSIESGEEKPVTAARKFIQAEGIAPPALLLVKRNEHTTDRYFWAEKGLFGAQYVEENHFLFPSLRTLEAPAGQEALVLAGR